From one Gossypium hirsutum isolate 1008001.06 chromosome D08, Gossypium_hirsutum_v2.1, whole genome shotgun sequence genomic stretch:
- the LOC107920694 gene encoding ras-related protein RABD2a encodes MNPEYDYLFKLLLIGDSGVGKSCLLLRFADDSYVESYISTIGVDFKIRTVEQDGKTIKLQIWDTAGQERFRTITSSYYRGAHGIIIVYDVTDQESFNNVRQWLSEIDRYASDNVNKILVGNKCDLTANKVVSYETGKALADEVGIPFMETSAKDSTNVEQAFMAMAASIKDRMASQPAMNNAKPPTVQIRGQPVAQKGGCCSS; translated from the exons ATGAATCCCGAATA TGACTATCTTTTCAAGCTACTTCTTATTGGAGATTCCGGTGTTGGAAAATCTTGCCTTCTTTTGAGATTTGCT GATGATTCATATGTAGAAAGTTACATAAGCACCATTGGGGTTGATTTT AAAATACGCACTGTGGAGCAGGATGGGAAGACCATTAAACTTCAAATT TGGGACACTGCTGGTCAAGAAAGATTTAGGACAATTACTAGCAGCTACTACCGTGGGGCTCATGGCATAATA ATTGTTTATGATGTGACAGACCAAGAAAGCTTCAATAACGTTAGGCAATGGCTGAGTGAAATTGATCGCTATGCTAGTGATAATGTTAACAAAATACTGGTTGGAAACAAGTGTGATCTTACAGCGAATAAAGTTGTGTCATACGAAACAGGCAAG GCACTTGCAGATGAAGTTGGCATACCTTTTATGGAAACTAGTGCAAAAGATTCAACTAATGTGGAACAGGCTTTCATGGCCATGGCTGCTTCCATCAAGGACAG AATGGCAAGCCAACCAGCCATGAACAATGCAAAGCCTCCAACGGTACAAATCCGAGGACAGCCTGTTGCACAAAAGGGTGGCTGCTGCTCTTCCTAA
- the LOC107919902 gene encoding uclacyanin-3: protein MGLAAALLFLLLAAPAAFAEQYTVGDSSGWTSTGDYQSWVQGKTFTVGDTLLFTYGGSHSVEEVSKSDYDNCNTGNAIKSYSDGNTVITLSNPGAMYFICPTIGHCAGGMKLAINVVAASGNSPSTPSTPSGSTTPSGTPPSGGTTTSPPSTPSGAPSTVNYGFMVALLGAVVGIMC from the exons atgGGTTTAGCAGCAGCCCTCCTCTTCCTCCTCCTAGCAGCTCCGGCGGCTTTTGCCGAGCAATACACCGTAGGAGACAGCAGCGGTTGGACCTCGACCGGAGATTACCAAAGTTGGGTTCAAGGGAAAACATTCACCGTAGGCGACACACTTT TGTTTACCTACGGTGGCAGCCACTCGGTGGAGGAAGTATCCAAGAGCGACTACGATAATTGCAACACCGGCAATGCTATTAAATCCTACAGCGATGGGAACACTGTCATCACACTGTCCAACCCAGGGGCAATGTATTTCATTTGCCCCACCATAGGTCACTGTGCTGGTGGCATGAAGCTAGCCATCAATGTTGTAGCAGCTAGTGGCAACTCACCCTCCACCCCCTCTACTCCGTCTGGTTCCACCACTCCTTCCGGGACTCCCCCGAGTGGTGGTACAACAACTTCTCCCCCGTCAACACCTAGCGGAGCTCCGAGCACCGTGAATTATGGTTTTATGGTAGCCTTGTTGGGAGCCGTTGTTGGAATTATGTGCTAG